In Felis catus isolate Fca126 chromosome A3, F.catus_Fca126_mat1.0, whole genome shotgun sequence, a single genomic region encodes these proteins:
- the CD93 gene encoding complement component C1q receptor isoform X2 has translation MATSARLLLPLLLLGQPWAGAGAPGEAVVCAGNACYTAHWGKLSAAEAQSHCSKNGGNLATVKSEEEAWHIQRALAQLLELEEALEARMGKFWIGLQREKGKCLDSSLPLKGFSWVGGGEDTLYTNWNREVRSSCISRRCVSLLLYLSLPSHASHLPKWSEGPCGSPNSPGSNIEGFVCKFSFKGMCQPLALGGPGRVEYRTPFQATSSSLDTVPFASVANVACGDGDEGREHYFLCKEKASDVFDWGSSGPLCVSPKYGCSFNNGGCQQDCFEGGDGSFRCGCRPGFRLLDDLVTCASRNPCSSSPCKGAATCVLGPHRKNYTCLCPQGYQLDSSQQDCVDVDECQDSPCPQECVNTPGGFHCECWVGYEPRGPGEEACQDVDECAPGHSPCAQGCTNTDGSFYCSCKKGYVLAKEDGTQCLDVDECEGPEHGLCEGLCLNTQGSFRCSCLPGWELGPDGVSCTTGSTSLAPQTGPPQGEDMGDREGNLVYSSTISRPTRDSEGTSKEASTMKTPSLPSEAPTTLTVPDMLAHSGPPGEWMEPSTHHPKATTDGGENMDEDSMSKQSDNGTDGQKLLLFYILGTVVAILLLLALALGLLVYRKRKAKREEEKEKKPQNTADSYSWAPERAENRALENQYSPTPGTDC, from the exons ATGGCCACCTCTGCCCgcctgctgctgccgctgctgctccTGGGCCAGCCCTGGGCGGGGGCTGGAGCTCCCGGGGAAGCTGTGGTGTGCGCGGGGAATGCCTGCTACACAGCCCACTGGGGCAAGCTGAGTGCGGCCGAGGCCCAGAGTCACTGCAGCAAGAATGGGGGCAACCTGGCCACCGTGAAGAGTGAAGAGGAGGCTTGGCACATCCAGCGAGCCCTGGCCCAGCTCTTGGAGTTGGAGGAGGCCCTAGAAGCTCGGATGGGCAAGTTCTGGATCGGGCTCCAGCGCGAAAAGGGAAAGTGCTTAGACTCCAGCTTGCCGCTGAAAGGCTTCAGCTGGGTGGGCGGCGGGGAAGACACACTTTACACCAACTGGAACAGGGAGGTCAGGAGCTCCTGCATCTCTAGGCGCTGTGTATCCCTGCTGCTCTATCTGTCTCTGCCGTCTCATGCCAGCCACCTCCCCAAATGGTCTGAGGGCCCCTGTGGGAGCCCAAACTCTCCTGGAAGCAACATCGAGGGCTTTGTGTGCAAGTTCAGTTTCAAAGGCATGTGCCAGCCTCTGGCTCTGGGGGGCCCAGGCCGGGTGGAATACAGGACCCCGTTCCAGGCCACCAGCTCCTCCCTGGACACTGTGCCCTTTGCCTCTGTGGCTAACGTGGCCTGTGGGGATGGGGACGAGGGTCGGGAGCATTACTTCCTGTGTAAGGAGAAGGCCTCAGATGTGTTCGACTGGGGCAGCTCAGGCCCCCTCTGTGTTAGCCCCAAGTACGGCTGCAGCTTCAACAACGGGGGCTGCCAGCAAGACTGTTTCGAGGGTGGTGATGGCTCCTTCCGCTGTGGCTGTCGGCCGGGATTCCGGCTGCTGGATGACCTGGTGACCTGTGCCTCCCGGAACCCTTGCAGCTCCAGTCCCTGCAAAGGGGCAGCCACCTGTGTCCTGGGACCTCACAGGAAGAACTACACGTGCCTCTGCCCCCAAGGCTACCAGCTGGACTCAAGTCAGCAGGACTGTGTGGATGTGGACGAGTGCCAGGACTCCCCCTGCCCACAAGAGTGTGTCAACACCCCTGGGGGCTTCCACTGTGAGTGCTGGGTGGGCTACGAGCCCCGTGGCCCTGGGGAGGAGGCCTGTCAGGATGTGGACGAGTGTGCCCCTGGCCACTCACCCTGCGCCCAGGGCTGCACTAACACAGATGGCTCGTTCTACTGCTCCTGCAAGAAGGGCTATGTCCTGGCTAAGGAGGATGGCACCCAGTGCCTGGATGTGGATGAGTGTGAGGGCCCGGAGCATGGCCTTTGTGAGGGCTTGTGCCTCAATACGCAGGGGTCCTTCCGCTGCAGCTGCCTGCCGGGCTGGGAGCTGGGCCCAGATGGGGTCTCGTGTACCACAGGGTCCACGTCTCTGGCACCACAGACTGGGCCTCCCCAGGGAGAGGATATGGGAGATAGAGAGGGGAATCTTGTGTATTCTTCCACAATATCCAGGCCCACCAGGGACTCCGAGGGCACCTCCAAGGAGGCATCTACCATGaagactccctccctcccatctgaGGCCCCCACCACCCTGACTGTGCCTGACATGCTGGCTCACAGTGGGCCCCCTGGCGAATGGATGGAGCCCAGCACCCATCACCCCAAGGCTACCACAGATGGTGGGGAGAATATGGATGAGGATTCCATGTCCAAACAAAGTGACAATGGCACCGATGGGCAAAAACTGCTTTTGTTCTATATCCTGGGCACAGTGGTAGCCATCTTACTCTTACTGGCTCTGGCTCTTGGACTTCTGGTCTATCGCAAGCGGAAagcaaagagggaggaggagaaggagaaaaagcccCAGAACACTGCTGACAGCTACTCCTGGGCTCCAGAGCGGGCTGAGAACAGGGCCTTGGAGAATCAGTACAG TCCAACGCCAGGGACGGACTGCTGA
- the CD93 gene encoding complement component C1q receptor isoform X1, translating to MATSARLLLPLLLLGQPWAGAGAPGEAVVCAGNACYTAHWGKLSAAEAQSHCSKNGGNLATVKSEEEAWHIQRALAQLLELEEALEARMGKFWIGLQREKGKCLDSSLPLKGFSWVGGGEDTLYTNWNREVRSSCISRRCVSLLLYLSLPSHASHLPKWSEGPCGSPNSPGSNIEGFVCKFSFKGMCQPLALGGPGRVEYRTPFQATSSSLDTVPFASVANVACGDGDEGREHYFLCKEKASDVFDWGSSGPLCVSPKYGCSFNNGGCQQDCFEGGDGSFRCGCRPGFRLLDDLVTCASRNPCSSSPCKGAATCVLGPHRKNYTCLCPQGYQLDSSQQDCVDVDECQDSPCPQECVNTPGGFHCECWVGYEPRGPGEEACQDVDECAPGHSPCAQGCTNTDGSFYCSCKKGYVLAKEDGTQCLDVDECEGPEHGLCEGLCLNTQGSFRCSCLPGWELGPDGVSCTTGSTSLAPQTGPPQGEDMGDREGNLVYSSTISRPTRDSEGTSKEASTMKTPSLPSEAPTTLTVPDMLAHSGPPGEWMEPSTHHPKATTDGGENMDEDSMSKQSDNGTDGQKLLLFYILGTVVAILLLLALALGLLVYRKRKAKREEEKEKKPQNTADSYSWAPERAENRALENQYSCVHLSACCRTSWSF from the coding sequence ATGGCCACCTCTGCCCgcctgctgctgccgctgctgctccTGGGCCAGCCCTGGGCGGGGGCTGGAGCTCCCGGGGAAGCTGTGGTGTGCGCGGGGAATGCCTGCTACACAGCCCACTGGGGCAAGCTGAGTGCGGCCGAGGCCCAGAGTCACTGCAGCAAGAATGGGGGCAACCTGGCCACCGTGAAGAGTGAAGAGGAGGCTTGGCACATCCAGCGAGCCCTGGCCCAGCTCTTGGAGTTGGAGGAGGCCCTAGAAGCTCGGATGGGCAAGTTCTGGATCGGGCTCCAGCGCGAAAAGGGAAAGTGCTTAGACTCCAGCTTGCCGCTGAAAGGCTTCAGCTGGGTGGGCGGCGGGGAAGACACACTTTACACCAACTGGAACAGGGAGGTCAGGAGCTCCTGCATCTCTAGGCGCTGTGTATCCCTGCTGCTCTATCTGTCTCTGCCGTCTCATGCCAGCCACCTCCCCAAATGGTCTGAGGGCCCCTGTGGGAGCCCAAACTCTCCTGGAAGCAACATCGAGGGCTTTGTGTGCAAGTTCAGTTTCAAAGGCATGTGCCAGCCTCTGGCTCTGGGGGGCCCAGGCCGGGTGGAATACAGGACCCCGTTCCAGGCCACCAGCTCCTCCCTGGACACTGTGCCCTTTGCCTCTGTGGCTAACGTGGCCTGTGGGGATGGGGACGAGGGTCGGGAGCATTACTTCCTGTGTAAGGAGAAGGCCTCAGATGTGTTCGACTGGGGCAGCTCAGGCCCCCTCTGTGTTAGCCCCAAGTACGGCTGCAGCTTCAACAACGGGGGCTGCCAGCAAGACTGTTTCGAGGGTGGTGATGGCTCCTTCCGCTGTGGCTGTCGGCCGGGATTCCGGCTGCTGGATGACCTGGTGACCTGTGCCTCCCGGAACCCTTGCAGCTCCAGTCCCTGCAAAGGGGCAGCCACCTGTGTCCTGGGACCTCACAGGAAGAACTACACGTGCCTCTGCCCCCAAGGCTACCAGCTGGACTCAAGTCAGCAGGACTGTGTGGATGTGGACGAGTGCCAGGACTCCCCCTGCCCACAAGAGTGTGTCAACACCCCTGGGGGCTTCCACTGTGAGTGCTGGGTGGGCTACGAGCCCCGTGGCCCTGGGGAGGAGGCCTGTCAGGATGTGGACGAGTGTGCCCCTGGCCACTCACCCTGCGCCCAGGGCTGCACTAACACAGATGGCTCGTTCTACTGCTCCTGCAAGAAGGGCTATGTCCTGGCTAAGGAGGATGGCACCCAGTGCCTGGATGTGGATGAGTGTGAGGGCCCGGAGCATGGCCTTTGTGAGGGCTTGTGCCTCAATACGCAGGGGTCCTTCCGCTGCAGCTGCCTGCCGGGCTGGGAGCTGGGCCCAGATGGGGTCTCGTGTACCACAGGGTCCACGTCTCTGGCACCACAGACTGGGCCTCCCCAGGGAGAGGATATGGGAGATAGAGAGGGGAATCTTGTGTATTCTTCCACAATATCCAGGCCCACCAGGGACTCCGAGGGCACCTCCAAGGAGGCATCTACCATGaagactccctccctcccatctgaGGCCCCCACCACCCTGACTGTGCCTGACATGCTGGCTCACAGTGGGCCCCCTGGCGAATGGATGGAGCCCAGCACCCATCACCCCAAGGCTACCACAGATGGTGGGGAGAATATGGATGAGGATTCCATGTCCAAACAAAGTGACAATGGCACCGATGGGCAAAAACTGCTTTTGTTCTATATCCTGGGCACAGTGGTAGCCATCTTACTCTTACTGGCTCTGGCTCTTGGACTTCTGGTCTATCGCAAGCGGAAagcaaagagggaggaggagaaggagaaaaagcccCAGAACACTGCTGACAGCTACTCCTGGGCTCCAGAGCGGGCTGAGAACAGGGCCTTGGAGAATCAGTACAG